GGCAGATCTTTTATAGGGACCGTCCCTGAGATAAGCATAATATTAACCTCCTCCTTTCCTCCAGAGCAGCAGGCATTCTTCAAAGGCCCGATCCATCATCAGGGCACATAAGGTAAAGCCGATCTCCTTAGGCCTGGGTGCATCGGTAAGCTTTTTGTCGATCAGTTGGGCATGAAGATAGGGGATATCTGGGCAGCCTCCTCCAGAGGCATTTAAGATAATCCCCGTATCCCTGTCAAAAGTAACCTTCATGTTGCCTGCCTTAACCATGGTTGCTTCTTTGAAATTTGTGATCTTAACAATCTCCAAAAGCTCCCCACCCCCCTTTAGGGGAACGACCTCGAGATAGGCTACATCTTTTTGTCTAAATAACCTCTCTATCCCCATCTGTTCTACAAGATTTATCTCTACTGCTAAATCACATCCCTTTCTTAAGGTGGGAGGTGGGGCAACTAGCTTAACCACGTAATCCGCTCCTTTAAGCACCTTTTCCGCCTTTATGGCCTCCTCCACCTTTTCAAACAGCAAAAGCCCTCCCCCTTCAAAGGAGGGTTTTCTCTTTCGTTTAAAGACCATTGCTCACCTTTCCATCATCAAGAAGCCAATAACCAGACAAAATATTAGTCCTATAATCACTGCTGCTGGGCCAAAGGCACCAGGGCCTTTAGGGCTTGAGGCCAGAAGGAAGTTATGGGAAAAGCCGGCCCCCACAATAAGGCCAAAAACGGTTATCCCGGCATCAGTATCCCCTTCGCTGCTAAGGATTGTCTGGCGTAAGGGGCATCCTCCTAAGAGGGTAGCGGTTAAACCGGCCAGAACCATCCCTAAAAAGTTCCAGAGATGACTGGTGTGGGCTACCGGTTGGTTTTCAAAGCCCCAGTGGTAAAGACCAGATGTAAAGTTACCCAGCACATAGTTACAGATTATTGCCCCGAAGAAGAAGGCGGCAATCCCACTAAAGAGGTAAAAGTCCCTGACCAGCATGATGTCTCTCCAGCCCCCCACAAAGCACATCCTGGTCTTTTGAGCTACAAAACCGACAAAAAGCCCTACTAAGAGGGAGAGAATGAGCGGGGCATGCATTGAACCAGGCCCTTTTTGGCTAAAGAAGAGAAAATGTGGCTTAAAGATGATCAAAAGAAGCAGTGCAGCCATAAATAACGGCATCATCCAGGCCGAGATATTAGATACAGTTTTAGCACGGCCAAGGTTATAACCCCTTTTTAAGAACTGGATGCCAATAAATGCCCCCAAGACTACACCTGCCAGGGCAGGAATACCATTAAGATCACCCCCGGCAAGCCTGATCAGTGCCCGGATAGGGCAGCCAAGAAAGACCAATGCCCCGATCATGAAAAAGGCACCAAGAATAAAGCGAATTATTGGAGAGGAACCCCCTCTGGGTCTAAACTCCTTAAAGGCATAAGCAGAGATAAAGGCACCAATTACAAAACCCATGATCT
The Deltaproteobacteria bacterium genome window above contains:
- a CDS encoding DUF3343 domain-containing protein, yielding MLFEKVEEAIKAEKVLKGADYVVKLVAPPPTLRKGCDLAVEINLVEQMGIERLFRQKDVAYLEVVPLKGGGELLEIVKITNFKEATMVKAGNMKVTFDRDTGIILNASGGGCPDIPYLHAQLIDKKLTDAPRPKEIGFTLCALMMDRAFEECLLLWRKGGG
- a CDS encoding YedE-related selenium metabolism membrane protein is translated as MARQFWTPRTWIILGGLAFGVLASLLTKWGNPANMGICVACFYRDITGGLGLHRASVVQYLRPEIMGFVIGAFISAYAFKEFRPRGGSSPIIRFILGAFFMIGALVFLGCPIRALIRLAGGDLNGIPALAGVVLGAFIGIQFLKRGYNLGRAKTVSNISAWMMPLFMAALLLLIIFKPHFLFFSQKGPGSMHAPLILSLLVGLFVGFVAQKTRMCFVGGWRDIMLVRDFYLFSGIAAFFFGAIICNYVLGNFTSGLYHWGFENQPVAHTSHLWNFLGMVLAGLTATLLGGCPLRQTILSSEGDTDAGITVFGLIVGAGFSHNFLLASSPKGPGAFGPAAVIIGLIFCLVIGFLMMER